In Sphingomicrobium sediminis, the genomic window ATATCATCATCTACCAGGGCGAGGAGCTCGGCCTGACGCAGGTCGATATCCCCTACGAGCGACTGCAGGACCCCGAGGCGATCGCCAATTGGCCGAAGACGCTGTCGCGCGACGGCGTGCGCACGCCCATTCCGTGGGAAAAAGATGCGACGCAGGCCGGCTTTTCGGGCGTCGAGCCCTGGCTTCCGATCGGTCCCGACCATCCTGCCATGGCGGTCGACCAGCAGGAGGGCAAGCGCGGCTCGCTGCTCGAATGGACCAAGAAGGTGATTGCGCTGCGCAAGGACCATCCCGCCATTCGCCATGGCGAGATGAGCGAATGCCATGCTCAGGACAGCATCATCTGCTTCACCCGCAGCGCGCACGGCGAGAAGCTGCTCTGCGCCTTCAATACTGGTGAGGGGGAGGCCGCCTTCTCCCTGCCCGAGGGTGCGACCCCCGTGCTCGAATGCGGTGAAGTCGGAGCCGACCGATTGGGCCCGTTCGCCGCCATCATTGCCAGCCTCCCGGAGTAGGAATTATGCGCTTCACGATCCTTGCCGCCAGCATGCTGTTGGCCACCCCCGCGCTTGCCCAGGAGAGCGTCTCGTCGCCCGATGGCAGCATCGTGGTCACGGTCGACGTCAATGGCGAGGGGCGCCCCAATTATCGCGTCGAGATGGATGGTGCGCCGGTGCTGAGCCAGAGCGCTCTGGGCTTGCTGCTGACCGATCAGGACAAGCTCGAGCGGCGTTTGGCGATTACTGGCAGCGAGCGGGCCAGCCATGACGAGACCTGGGAGCAGCCCTGGGGCGAGCGTCGCTTCGTGCGCGACCACCATAACGAGCTTACCGTCCGCTTCACCGAGGAAAGCGATGATGCGCGCAAGTTCGCCGTCACCTTCCGCGTCTTCGATGACGGGGTCGGGTTCCGCTACGAGTTCGACGATACCAGCCTGGGCGAGACGCTGCGCGTCGCCGACGAGCTGACCGAATTCAATTTTGCCGAGGATGGCACGGCCTGGTGGATCCCGGCGGGCGAGTGGAATCGCTACGAATATCTCTATCAGGAAACCCCGATTTCCGCCGTTTCCTTTGTCCATACGCCGTTTACGGTGCGGATGGAGAATGGCACCCATGTCGCGATCCACGAGGCCCAGCTGGTCGACTATGCGGGCATGTGGGTGAAGCGCACGACGGGCACAAACTTCCGCGCCACGCTCGCGCCGACCGGCAGCACTGCCGCCCGCGCCGTGCGCGACCTGCCCTTCGCGACGCCGTGGCGCACACTGCGCATCAGCCGCGATGCCGGCGGGCTTTACGAGAGCGACATCGACCTGAACTTGAACGATCCCAACAGAATCGCCGACATTGGCGACTGGTTCACGCCGCACAAATATGTCGGCATCTGGTGGAGCCTGCACCTCAACGAGGAAAGCTGGGGCGCCAATCTGGGCTCCGCATCGGACGGCAGCTTCACCACCGCCCCGCATGGCGCGACCACTGAAAACACGAAACGCTACATCGACTTTGCCGCCGAGAACGGGTTCGACGGCGTGCTGGTCGAGGGGTGGAATATCGGCTGGGACGGCAACTGGTTCTTCAACGGGTCGCTGTTCAGCTTCACCGAGGCCTATGACGATTACGACTTTGAGGAAATCGCGCGCTACGCCGCCGAGAAAGGCGTGCCGATCGTTGGGCACCATGAAACGTCGGGCGATGTCGGCAATTATGAAAGCCAGCTGGAGGATGGTTTCGACCTGATGGCGGCGCGCGGCGTCAAGGCGATCAAGTCGGGCTATGTCACCGATGCCTGCAACCTTCGCTACTTCCACGAGGATGGCCGCGAGACGCGCGAATGCACTGAGAGCCAGGTGATGCAGCGCCACCACCTCAGGGTCGTCGAAGAAGCAGCCAAGCGGCAAATCGTCATGAACCCGCACGAGCCGGTCAAGGATACGGGTCTTCGCCGGACCTATCCCAACTGGGTCAGCCGCGAGGGGGCGCGGGGCATGGAGTTCAATGCCTGGGGCGATCCGCCCAACGGCCCCGATCATGTGCCGACGATGGTCTTCACGCGTATGCTGTCGGGCCCGATGGACTATACGCCGGGCATCGTCAGCCTCGAGGGACGCGGCCAGCCGTTGCAGATGACGCAGGCGCGCAACCTTGCCGAGTACATCCTCGTCTATTCGCCCATCCAGATGGTCGCGGATCTGCCCGAACATTATGCGGAGCATGAAGATGCGTTCGAATTCATCCGCACGGTCGCGGTGGACTGGGACGAGAGCCACGTGCTCGAAGGCGAGGTCGGCGACTATGTCGTGATGGCGCGCAAGGACCGCAATTCGGCAGACTGGTATGTCGCAGGCGGCACCGACGAGGATGAGCGAACCGTCACGGTCTCGCTCGGCTTTCTCGATCCCGAAATGACCTATATCGCGCATGGCTGGGTCGACGGCGCGGACGCGCATTATGAGGGCGAGACGCGATTCTCGATGGATCGCTGGACCATGCGGTTGAACCCCGGGGATCGCGAGATAGTGCTGCGCATGGCGCCGGGCGGCGGTTTCGCGGTTCGCATCGAGCCGCTCCTGCGCTAGTCACCGGGCATGCACCCCGGTTCGATCACGATTTTGGGCGGCGGGACGGCAGGCTGGATGGCCGCCTGTCTCGTCCAGAAGCAGTGGCCGGCTTGTAAGGTCCGCCTGATCGAAAGCTCCAAGATCGGGATCATCGGGGTGGGGGAGGGCTCAACCCCGCAGATGAAGGCATTCTTCGATGCGATCGGGGTGACCGAGGCCGAATGGATGCCGCGCGCGCATGCCACCTACAAGGTCGGGATCCGCTTCGAAGATTGGTCGGGAAAACCCGGTTTCGACCACTATTTCCACCCGTTCCCGAGCGAACTGGACGTGCACACGGCCGGCGAGTTTTTCCACCAGACGCAGCTTCGCCGCGGTGGCCTTGCGGTCGACGCGCATCCGGACCGTTTCCTGCTGCCCGGCCTGCTCGCCGACCAGAAGAAGGGGCCCCAAGCGTCGGCCAATTTCCCGTTCGAGGTCAGCTATGGCTACCATTTCGACGCGCATGAAGTGGGGTCATTCCTCAAGGACATCGCCACAGAGCGCGGGGTCGAGTGGATCGACAATGAAATTGCCGACGTCGAGGTCAGCGAGGACGGGGACGTCGCTGCTTTGGTCGCCAAGGATGGCGAGCGGTACGAGGCCGACTTCTTCTTCGACGCGTCGGGCTTTCGCGCGATGATCATCGAGCAGGCGCTAGGTGCAAAGCATCTCGGCTTCGGCGACAATCTTTTCAACGATAGCGCGGTGGTGATGCCGACCGACGTTGCCGAGGGCGGCCCAGAATGCGCGACGCGCGCGATCGCGATGAAGGCGGGCTGGCGCTGGTCCATCCCGCTCACGCACCGCACCGGCAACGGCTATGTTTTCTCATCGCGCTACATCGATCCCCAAGATGCCGAAGCCGAGCTTCGCGGTGCCTTGGGTCTCGGCGACGATGTCGAGGCGCGGCATCTCAAGATGCGTTGCGGGCGCCTGGAAGAAAGCTGGAAAGGCAATTGCCTCGCGGTGGGATTGAGCCAGGGCTTCCTCGAACCCCTGGAAGCGACCGCGCTGCACATCGTGCTGGCCACCGTCGAAGGGTTCATTGCTGCGGTCGATCGCGGCGGGCTCGATCCCGCCACCCGCGAACAATTCAACAGCGACCTCGGTGCGCGCTACGAGGGCATTCGCGACTATATCGTCGCCCACTATCGCACGGCGCCGCGCCGCGACACGCAATATTGGCAGGAAACTGCGGAACATGACCGCCTGTCGGACAGTTTGAAGCAGGTGATGACAGCTTGGTTCACGGGCCAGGACCTGGCGCAGGAAGTCGCACGACAGGGGATCGCCACCTATTACAATGCAGCCAGCTGGCATTGCCTGCTCGCGGGCTATGGCAATTTTCCCGATGTTGCGCGATTGAAGGAACCTCCTGTAGAGGTGCCGGCAGCCGATATGGGAGCGCTCACAAATTTCCTGTCGGCATGCGCGATGAATTATCGACCGCATAGCGAAATGCTGGCGGCACTGAATGAGGGGCAGTGATGCGATCTTCGACACTCTTGCTGTTCGGGGCGACCGGCGATCTGTCGCGGCGCATGCTGCTGCCCTCGCTCTACGGCCTGTTCGCCGACAAGCTGTTGCCCGAAGATGTGCGCATCGTCGGGACGGCGCGCAGTAAGCTTTCCGACGAGGAATTTCGCGAAAATGCCATCGAGGCGCTCCGCGAACGCTTGCCCAAGGATTTTTATAACGAGATCACCGCGCGCAAATTCGCAGCGCGCCTGTCCTATATCCCGGTCGATGCGACCACGCCCGAAGGCTACGACAAGCTGGCCGAGGCGATCCCGATCGAGAAGGGCGTCAGCATCTTCTTGTCGACCGCGCCGAGCCTGTTCACGACGGTGATCCAGAATTTGAAGCGCGTCGGCCTTGCCGGCGAAACGGTGCGCCTCGCGCTCGAAAAGCCGATCGGTTCGGACCTGCCGACGAGCTGCGAGATCAACGATGCCGTGGCGGCCGCCTTCCCCGAAGAGCGGACCTTCCGCATCGACCATTATCTCGGCAAGGAAACCGTCCAGAACCTCTTGGCGCTGCGCTTTGCCAACTCGATCCTCGAGCCGGTCTGGAATGCCGGACATATCGACCATGTCCAGATCAGCGTGTCGGAAACGGTCGGTCTGGAAGGGCGTGCGGGCTATTATGACGATAGCGGCGCTTCGCGCGACATGCTCCAAAACCACATGCTCCAGATGCTGGCGTTGGTCGCGATGGAGCCGCCCGCCGACTATGCGCCCGAGGCCGTGCGCGCCGAAAAGGTGAAGGTGCTGAAGGCCCTCCGCCCGATCATGCCCGACGCAGTGCAAAAGGACGTCATCCTCGGCCAGTATGACGAATATGCGGGCGAGCTTGGCAAGGAAAGCGACACCGAGACCTTCATCGCGCTGAAGGCCCATGTCGACAATTGGCGCTGGGGCGGGGTGCCCTTCTACCTGCGCCACGGCAAGAAGCTCGAGACGCG contains:
- a CDS encoding glycoside hydrolase family 97 protein produces the protein MRFTILAASMLLATPALAQESVSSPDGSIVVTVDVNGEGRPNYRVEMDGAPVLSQSALGLLLTDQDKLERRLAITGSERASHDETWEQPWGERRFVRDHHNELTVRFTEESDDARKFAVTFRVFDDGVGFRYEFDDTSLGETLRVADELTEFNFAEDGTAWWIPAGEWNRYEYLYQETPISAVSFVHTPFTVRMENGTHVAIHEAQLVDYAGMWVKRTTGTNFRATLAPTGSTAARAVRDLPFATPWRTLRISRDAGGLYESDIDLNLNDPNRIADIGDWFTPHKYVGIWWSLHLNEESWGANLGSASDGSFTTAPHGATTENTKRYIDFAAENGFDGVLVEGWNIGWDGNWFFNGSLFSFTEAYDDYDFEEIARYAAEKGVPIVGHHETSGDVGNYESQLEDGFDLMAARGVKAIKSGYVTDACNLRYFHEDGRETRECTESQVMQRHHLRVVEEAAKRQIVMNPHEPVKDTGLRRTYPNWVSREGARGMEFNAWGDPPNGPDHVPTMVFTRMLSGPMDYTPGIVSLEGRGQPLQMTQARNLAEYILVYSPIQMVADLPEHYAEHEDAFEFIRTVAVDWDESHVLEGEVGDYVVMARKDRNSADWYVAGGTDEDERTVTVSLGFLDPEMTYIAHGWVDGADAHYEGETRFSMDRWTMRLNPGDREIVLRMAPGGGFAVRIEPLLR
- a CDS encoding tryptophan halogenase family protein — its product is MHPGSITILGGGTAGWMAACLVQKQWPACKVRLIESSKIGIIGVGEGSTPQMKAFFDAIGVTEAEWMPRAHATYKVGIRFEDWSGKPGFDHYFHPFPSELDVHTAGEFFHQTQLRRGGLAVDAHPDRFLLPGLLADQKKGPQASANFPFEVSYGYHFDAHEVGSFLKDIATERGVEWIDNEIADVEVSEDGDVAALVAKDGERYEADFFFDASGFRAMIIEQALGAKHLGFGDNLFNDSAVVMPTDVAEGGPECATRAIAMKAGWRWSIPLTHRTGNGYVFSSRYIDPQDAEAELRGALGLGDDVEARHLKMRCGRLEESWKGNCLAVGLSQGFLEPLEATALHIVLATVEGFIAAVDRGGLDPATREQFNSDLGARYEGIRDYIVAHYRTAPRRDTQYWQETAEHDRLSDSLKQVMTAWFTGQDLAQEVARQGIATYYNAASWHCLLAGYGNFPDVARLKEPPVEVPAADMGALTNFLSACAMNYRPHSEMLAALNEGQ
- the zwf gene encoding glucose-6-phosphate dehydrogenase; amino-acid sequence: MRSSTLLLFGATGDLSRRMLLPSLYGLFADKLLPEDVRIVGTARSKLSDEEFRENAIEALRERLPKDFYNEITARKFAARLSYIPVDATTPEGYDKLAEAIPIEKGVSIFLSTAPSLFTTVIQNLKRVGLAGETVRLALEKPIGSDLPTSCEINDAVAAAFPEERTFRIDHYLGKETVQNLLALRFANSILEPVWNAGHIDHVQISVSETVGLEGRAGYYDDSGASRDMLQNHMLQMLALVAMEPPADYAPEAVRAEKVKVLKALRPIMPDAVQKDVILGQYDEYAGELGKESDTETFIALKAHVDNWRWGGVPFYLRHGKKLETRKTEIYIQFKCVPHSIFSNVDARMDPNELIISIQPTENIRLKLMTKTPGLDRGGMSLREVPLDVTMEGAFSDYRRRIAYERLMLDLIEGDPTLFVRRDEVEAQWAYIDRLRASWLTAKMTPDPYTSGSWGPKASTDFIKSDGREWND